In the Streptomyces fradiae ATCC 10745 = DSM 40063 genome, CTGCGCGCCCGGCTCACCCTGGCGCGCCCCGATCTCGTCGTGGCCGACGCGGCCGCGCAGGCGGCCGCCGGGTGGGCGCGGCCGCTCGCGGGCCCGCTCCGGCTGGCCCTGCCCGACCTCACCGAGCTGGGCCCGGTGGCGACCGTCGGGCCGCGGCTGCCGGGCTGCGCCCCCGCCCTCGACGGCGGTGCCCGGTCCGTGCGCCTGCCGCGCTGCGTGGACGAGGACCGGGACGCGGTGATCGTGTTCACCTCCGGCACCACCGCGCGGCCCCGCGCAGTGGTGCACACCCGGTCCTCGCTGGCCGCCGGTATGGCGACGGTCGCGGAGCTGGTACATCCACAGGCCGGGCGGCCCGTCCTCGGCGGGACCTTCTTCGTCCTCGTGCCGTCCCTGGCGAGCGGAGCACCGGTCGCCATGCCCGCCCGCTGCCTGCCGGTGCTGAGCCGGCAACTGCACCGTCTCGCCCCGCAGGCCACCTACCTGACTCCGCCACGACTGCGAGAGCTGCTGGCGGACGGCGGCCGGTTCACCGGCCGGGTATGGACCGGATCGGCCCCGGCCAGCACCGAACTGCTGACCCGCATCAAGCGGGCGGGCGCGGACGAGGCGTGGGGCGTGTACGCACTGACCGAGCTGTTCCCGACGGCAGCGATCGAGCAGGCCGACAAAGCCGCTTTCACCGGCGACGGCGACCTGGTCGGAGCACCGCTTGCGGGTGTGACGGCCAAGACGGACACGTCAGGTGAGCTGCTGCTCTCCGGGCCGGCCGCACGCCACCGCTACCTGGGCGACGACCCAGACCCCTGGGTCGCCACCGGTGACCGGGCACGCCTCGACGAAGGCCGGATCGTGCTGGAGGGCCGCCGCAAGGACATGGTCCTACGGCGCGCCGAGAACATCTACCCCGGCCTGTACGAGCCGGCACTGCACGTGCCGGGCGTCGAACTGGCCCTGCTCGTCGGCGTACCCACCGATGACGGCGACGAACGGCTGGTCGCCGTCATCCAGCCCGGTCCCGGGGTGGACCGTACCGCCGTGCGGGCTGCGCTGGCCGGGCCGCTGCAGCGTATGGGTGCTGCCCGACCGGACGCGGTGCTGTTGGCAAAGATCCCATTGTCCGGCCGGTCCCAGAAACCCAACCGCGCCGCAACCGTGCGCCTAGCACAGCAGCGCTTGCCGCAGCGGCGCCTGACCGCGGTGGGCCGGTGGTGACCGTGCCGGGTGGCGCTGCCGTGCGGCCGCTGTGGGCCCGGGTGCCCGCGTATGACGAAGGGGGGTGTGGTGTGAGTGCGGTGCTGGCCTCGTTTGCCTGCGGGGTCGAGAGGGCTCGTGGGTCGTCGTCGAGAGGGTTTGGCGTGGGGTGGTCGTCGACATCGCATGCGTCGATGCCGCTGGGGCTGCCGGGGCCGCTCCTACGCGGCTTCGCCGCCGGCCCGGGGCTTTACGGTGTGCCTGGTCTGCGAGGGAGGGGTGGGGCGCCGGGGCGGCCGTCGGTGCTGGTTGGTGGTGCGCCGTCGCTCAGGGTGCCGAGCTGCTGGCTCGCGCGGACGCCGCCTGCCCGCCTGCCCGCCTGCCTGCCCGCCTGCCCGCCTGCCCGCCTGCCCGCCTGCCGCGGACTGGACGCCGCGGGTGTGCTGCGGGTTCGCGGGCGGCATGGAGATGTATGGCCTGCGGCCGCGGGCTGGTGCGCCGCGACGAGTCGTCGTCGTTCGCGCAGTGGTGTCTGCTTCCGGCGGCTGTCAGGGCGGCCGCGCTGTGCGGGCGCTGCCGTACCGCACACCGGCACCCCCGCTTCCGTGCGCCGTTCGTGTTGTGCCGCGGACCCGCTCTGGCCCGCGCGGCCGGGCTGTGGCTTGCGCTGCGGTGGCGAGCCCCGGGTGGCCACCCGAGGACGTCGTGCTGTTCGGCCGGGCGGACGAGCACAGCGACCGGATCGGCCGTACCGAGCGGATGGTGGCACATCCCGGTCAGCCACACGAGCGGACGGCGGCACATCCCAGTCAGCCACACGAACGGATGGTGGCGTATGCGGGCCTGCGGCGGCTGCGGGGGTGGGGTGCCCGCCCTCCCGCGGTGTCGGGACCGCCGCCGCTGTTGCCCCGCCGACTGTGATGAGGTGCGTGTGTGTTGACCGTCCGGCCCGACGCGGGTGTGTGCCCCTCGGTAGGGCAGCCCGAAGCCGATACACGTCCGTTGAAGGGGGGCGACCGGAAGCAGGTGCGCGTCCGGTGGCCGAGCGCTTGGAGGTTGATGTGCGCCCGATGACCACTCGCCCGGCAGCCGCTGTTCGTGCCGCGCGGCGTCGCGACCGGCGTGTGTACCTGCGTGCCCACCCGCTGCTGTTCGCGCTCCTCGCCGCGACCCGCCGCCGTGCTGTCAGCCGGGTCGGCGGCGTGCTCCTGGTGCACGGAGCCGAGCCGTACCGGCAGGCCCTCACGCGCGTTCCGCTGGACCGCGCCGCCGTGGGCACCACCGGCGGCGCCGTTCGCGAGCTGTCTGCGGGCGGCCTGCTGTTCGACCAGGAAGGGGCCGGGCACCGCACCACCCGCCGCGTGGTCGCCGACGGCTTGGGCGCGGACGGGGTGGAGCGGCTGCGCCCGGTGTGGCGGGAGGTCTTGGGCCGGCGCCTCGCCCCGCTCGCCGAGGGCCGCGATGTCGACCTCGTGCCGCTGGCCCGCGAACTGGCCGGGGCGACCGTCCGGGCCCTGCTGGGCGCCACCGGCGACCCGGAGGCCATCGCCCGCGCGGCAGCCGAGGCGGCGGCCGCCGCCGTACGCGACCACCTGCCGGGCCCTCGTCCACCGGGCCCCGCGCGGGCGGCCGCCGCGGCGACGGCCCGGTTGGAGGCGCTGCTCGCCCGGCCTGACGGCCGACCGGAGTCGGCCCTGGGGGCCGTGCTCGCGGTGGCCGCCGTCAATACCACGGTCGCCGCCCTGCCGCGGGCGGCCGCCTGGTGCGCCGACGCCGGCCTGTGGGGCGAGGCTGCCGACGAGCGGCTGCGTCCGGTGCTGGTGGGCGAACTGCTGCGAGTGACCGCCCCTTCCCCGCTGCTGCCGCGTGTGGCGGCGGCCGACGCCGACCTGGGCGGCTGCCCGGTACGGAAGGGGGACCGGCTGATCCTGGTGGCCCGGCACGCCGCGCGCGCCCACCTCCAGCCACCCGACGCCCGCCGGCCGGCTCCGCCCGCCGTGGCCCAGCTGGTCTTCGGCGCGGGCAGCCACGCCTGCCCCGGTGCGCGTCTGGCCCGCGCCCAGCTCGACGACGCCCTCGCCGCGCTCGCGCCGTACCGCCCCACCGTCGTGCGGGCGCGTGTGGACCGGGGTGCGGCCCTGCCCGGCTGGCGCTCCCTCACCGTCCGCGCCACCGCCGACCGCCGAACCCCGGAGCATCGATGACCACGATCGCCGTCACAGGGGCGAGCGGCTTTTGCGGCTCGCACATCGCCGCCATGGCAGCGGCCCGCGGTGCAGACGTCCTGTGCGCGGGCCGACGGCCCGGCCCCGTCGGCCGGCACCTTGCGTGGGACGCCGCGCGAGAGGTGCCGGACCTGTCCGGGGCCGACGTCGTCGTGCACTGCGCGGCCGCTGTCGGCGACCCGCTGCCCGGCTCCCCGGCCGAGGCCGCCATGCATGCCGTCAACGTCGACGGCACGTCACGGCTGCTCCAGGCCGCCGCGGGCCGGCCAGTCGTGTGGGTGAGCAGCGCCAGCGTGTACGAGCCCGGTACCGGGCGTTCCCGCGTCACCGAGGACCACCCGGTGCGCGGGCATCTCAACGCCTACGGCCGCACCAAGGCCGCCGGTGAGGCGCTGGCGCTCGCCGCCGGGGCCGTGGTGCTGCGGCCGCGTGCGGTCTACGGCGACGGGGACCCTCATCTGGTGCCGCGGCTGCTGTCCCGTGTCCGCCGCGGCGTGCTGCTGCTGCCGGGGCCGAGCGTCCGCCTGAGCCTGACCGCCGTCGAGAACCTGGCCGACGCCTGCCTGCGTGCAGCCGGCTGGCCGCCGGGCGCCTACAACATCGCCGATCCTGTCCCGTACGACCGCGACGAGGCGATCCGGACCGTCTTGCGTGCCCATGGCGTGCGGGCGCGGATCGGTCACGTTCCGCTGCCGGTGGCCCGCGCGGCAGTGGGCGCTGCCGGGACGTTGGCCCGGCTGCGCCCCTCCGCGGGGTCGCCGCTCACCCGCTACGCCGTCGACCAACTCGCGCACTCCGTGGTTCTGGACGTCTCCCGAGCCGAAGCTCAGGGGTGGGTGGGAGGTCGCTCCCTCAAGGACTACGCAGCTGCTCTCGCGAGCAGCTGAAACGACACCGGTACGCACGCCCCGACACCGGTACGGCTGCCTGGTCAGCGGGCGCCGTGGGTGATGCCCGCCTTGTCGGCGGGTGGGAGGGCTGTATGCCCGGCAGGTGGCCAGGACGCACCCCACCGCACAGCGGCCGGCCGGCGGTACCTCAAGCAGCGGTGCGGAGGGAGGAAACGTCGAACCGGTGTGCCGTCGTCTCGATCGTCGCGCGGCAGGAGGCCGGAGCGGTGTGACGCGGGCGTTGTCGAGGTCGGGGCGCGCCTTCGCCACGGCGGACGGGTGGAGACGGTCGCCGCGCTGGAAGGGGCCCCGGGCCGCGCTGGTGCCGGGAGTGAGGGCGCCCGGGCGGTGGTGCCTGTTCGCCGAACGTATCCGCCCGCTCTCGATGATCCGGGCGTGGGAGAGCCCTGGCACCCTCTGGCGCAGGGTGTGCATGGCATGCCCCCTCCCGCGACCATCTGCCACCGCCCGGACCTCATCGTGCAGGTCATCCACTGCGGGCCGGGTGACCCGCCGTCGAACGCGGAGTCGGTGGTCCGCCTCCCCCGCCTCCGTTGGCGGGCAGACGACACCGATCTGGTGCAGGCTCCTGCCCGACGCGGTCGACAGGGCACGGGCCGTTCCCGGCCGGGGCGAAGTCCGGGTGCCGGGCGCGCAGATACTCCTCTCCATCCCTTCGGTAGGCTGCTCGTGCCCCGGACCACCGGGGCCCGGTACCGCGTGTCGTATGGGGTGGGGAATGCCGAAGCACCGGCTGTCCAGGAAGAACCGCTACATCGCCTTGGCGGCGACCGGCGCCGTCGTCGTGGCGGGCGCCGGCGTCGCGGCGCAGACCTCGATGGCCGCGCCGGCGTGGCCGGCGCAGAAGACCTACACGGGACGGGCGTTCGACACGTGCACGGCGCCCTCGCTCACCGCGATGAGCGCGTGGAAGAAGAACGGCTACTACGGCGGCGTCGCCGTCTACGTCGGCGGCAAGAACCGCGGCTGCGCCCAACCCAACCTGACCAGGTCCTGGGTGAAGTCGGTCGACGCGATGGGCTGGCGGGTCATCCCCCTGTACGTGGGCGCCCAGCCGCCCTGCCAGAAGAGCCGGAACACGGAGCGCTTCACCGCGGCCACCGCGGTCTCGGTCGGGGCGAGCAACGCGGGCGACGCCGTCGCCAAGGCCTCGGCGCTCGGCATGAAGCCCGGCAGCCCCATCTACCTCAACATGGAGTCGTACGACATCACCGACAAGGCGTGCAACGACGCCACTCTCGCCTACGTGCGGTCCTTCACCAAGACGCTGCGAGCCAAGACCTACCGCGCCGGGTTGTACGGCTTCAGCAGCTCCAGCGCCGCAGCGATCGCCACCGCCAAGGACCGCACGGACCTGCCGGGCAACCTCTGGTACGCCCTCTGGAACGGCCAGGAAACCACCACGAAGGACTGGCCCTGGGACCCGAAGCTGTACACCGGGCACAGCCGGGGCCACCAGTACAAGGCCAACAGCAGGGAGACCCGCCGTGGTCACACCCTCACCGTCGACCTCAACGCCTGGGACGCCCCCGTCGCACTCGTCGGTTGACCGTCCGGCCCCCGGGCCGACGCAGCGGCGTACCGTCCCGCAGGCCCACCCCCGGCCCCGGTGCGGCCGGTGAGCGGGAGGCGCTGGTCATGCGTCCTCGCGGCGACCCGGTCGCGGCGCACCGAGTACGCGGCGCAGCGGAGCAGGCCACGGTGCGGCAGGCGGTCCTCGACCGCCGCTCCTGTTCACGGCTTCGGCCCCGGCTGAGGGTGCGGCAGCGGCTGGAGGATTCCGCCTGCCGCCGCCTCGCTCAGCGGTCGCGCCGGGCCGGTTCCGCTCCGGTCTCGACCAGGAAGTCGATGAGTGTGCGGGCGAGCAGCTCGGGCTGATCCTCGGGGATGAGGGTGGACGAGTCCGCGATCTCGACCAGCCGGCCCCGCGGGTACAGCTCGGCCAGCCGGGGGCCGTGCTCACGCGGCATCAACCGGTCCTCGGTCGCCCAGACGACCAGTACCGGGCGGTCGAAGTCCCGCAGGCGCTCACTCCAGGCGAGCAGGGTCCTGGAGTCGGGCGCCCCGGTGGCGAACTTCGCGAAATCCCGGCGGATCGCCCTGCTGCGGGTGGCGGGAGCGAACCAGTCGTCCATGATCTCGTCAGGGATCCCGCGCAGGCTCATCCCGCCGTACCCGCGCCGGCTGTGGCGCAGGGCGGGGACACGCATGAGCCGTGTCAGGAGC is a window encoding:
- a CDS encoding class I adenylate-forming enzyme family protein — encoded protein: MLDALTHTLRRRPERPAVLGSTRTGAVRVKATCGELADLADCYAAAMLGRGVAPGGTVGVAVRPGPRALAVMLAVHRLGARAAVLDPGAGPDVLRARLTLARPDLVVADAAAQAAAGWARPLAGPLRLALPDLTELGPVATVGPRLPGCAPALDGGARSVRLPRCVDEDRDAVIVFTSGTTARPRAVVHTRSSLAAGMATVAELVHPQAGRPVLGGTFFVLVPSLASGAPVAMPARCLPVLSRQLHRLAPQATYLTPPRLRELLADGGRFTGRVWTGSAPASTELLTRIKRAGADEAWGVYALTELFPTAAIEQADKAAFTGDGDLVGAPLAGVTAKTDTSGELLLSGPAARHRYLGDDPDPWVATGDRARLDEGRIVLEGRRKDMVLRRAENIYPGLYEPALHVPGVELALLVGVPTDDGDERLVAVIQPGPGVDRTAVRAALAGPLQRMGAARPDAVLLAKIPLSGRSQKPNRAATVRLAQQRLPQRRLTAVGRW
- a CDS encoding cytochrome P450, with the protein product MYLRAHPLLFALLAATRRRAVSRVGGVLLVHGAEPYRQALTRVPLDRAAVGTTGGAVRELSAGGLLFDQEGAGHRTTRRVVADGLGADGVERLRPVWREVLGRRLAPLAEGRDVDLVPLARELAGATVRALLGATGDPEAIARAAAEAAAAAVRDHLPGPRPPGPARAAAAATARLEALLARPDGRPESALGAVLAVAAVNTTVAALPRAAAWCADAGLWGEAADERLRPVLVGELLRVTAPSPLLPRVAAADADLGGCPVRKGDRLILVARHAARAHLQPPDARRPAPPAVAQLVFGAGSHACPGARLARAQLDDALAALAPYRPTVVRARVDRGAALPGWRSLTVRATADRRTPEHR
- a CDS encoding NAD-dependent epimerase/dehydratase family protein, translated to MTTIAVTGASGFCGSHIAAMAAARGADVLCAGRRPGPVGRHLAWDAAREVPDLSGADVVVHCAAAVGDPLPGSPAEAAMHAVNVDGTSRLLQAAAGRPVVWVSSASVYEPGTGRSRVTEDHPVRGHLNAYGRTKAAGEALALAAGAVVLRPRAVYGDGDPHLVPRLLSRVRRGVLLLPGPSVRLSLTAVENLADACLRAAGWPPGAYNIADPVPYDRDEAIRTVLRAHGVRARIGHVPLPVARAAVGAAGTLARLRPSAGSPLTRYAVDQLAHSVVLDVSRAEAQGWVGGRSLKDYAAALASS
- a CDS encoding glycoside hydrolase domain-containing protein, which gives rise to MPKHRLSRKNRYIALAATGAVVVAGAGVAAQTSMAAPAWPAQKTYTGRAFDTCTAPSLTAMSAWKKNGYYGGVAVYVGGKNRGCAQPNLTRSWVKSVDAMGWRVIPLYVGAQPPCQKSRNTERFTAATAVSVGASNAGDAVAKASALGMKPGSPIYLNMESYDITDKACNDATLAYVRSFTKTLRAKTYRAGLYGFSSSSAAAIATAKDRTDLPGNLWYALWNGQETTTKDWPWDPKLYTGHSRGHQYKANSRETRRGHTLTVDLNAWDAPVALVG